In one Leishmania braziliensis MHOM/BR/75/M2904 complete genome, chromosome 32 genomic region, the following are encoded:
- a CDS encoding exonuclease-like protein, whose amino-acid sequence MLPLLADTIGLLAPPQAGEKTPASSHILHPSTPAVASASAASGCCCSAPLSCVVVDLETTGFSPTADEILEVGCVELRWTPSSRTTLTGPKDADPCAPPLEKQGSCGVLEGLWTRGGRVFHRYVRPSHPRRITAAATAVHGITWEKVQHCAPWPVVASELVAYMTLIRADALFTKSVQVEAAQHGGHSAVHLPPLVAHNALFDARFLAHHLQRCGYQIFWHPQYPLTCTRQWAQVAYPHLANNLDTLCAFLSIDGAADRATNGHGALTDATLTALLFLRMCCRWTERFGGGG is encoded by the coding sequence ATGCTTCCTCTCCTTGCCGACACCATTGGGCTTCTGGCCCCACCGCAAGCGGGTGAAAAAACGCCAGCGTCATCACATATTTTGCATCCCTCAACTCCAGCCGTGGCCTCAGCATCTGCGGCtagcggctgctgctgctccgcaccGCTCAGCTGCGTCGTCGTGGATCTTGAAACTACTGGCTTTTCGCCCACCGCAGATGAGATCCTCGAAGTGGGCTGCGTGGAGCTTCGATGGACGCCGTCTTCACGAACGACTTTGACAGGCCCGAAGGACGCCGATCCTTGCGCACCGCCGTTGGAGAAGCAGGGCAGCTGCGGTGTCCTCGAGGGACTGTGGACACGCGGGGGACGGGTGTTTCACCGTTATGTGCGGccctcccacccccgccGCATCACTGCAGCCGCCACAGCCGTTCACGGAATCACgtgggagaaggtgcagcactgcgccCCGTGGCCAGTGGTGGCAAGCGAGTTGGTGGCCTACATGACCCTTATCAGAGCCGATGCTCTCTTCACCAAGTCCGTGCAGGTGgaggctgcgcagcacggcGGACACAGCGCCGTTCATCTCCCACCGCTGGTGGCCCACAACGCGTTATTTGACGCACGTTTCCTTGCGCATCATCTGCAGCGGTGTGGTTACCAAATATTTTGGCACCCTCAATACCCTCTGACGTGCACCCGGCAGTGGGCGCAGGTGGCCTATCCGCACCTGGCTAACAATTTAGATACCCTGTGTGCCTTTCTGAGCATTGATGGAGCAGCAGATCGAGCCACCAACGGTCACGGTGCCCTCACAGACGCGACCTTGACGGCACTACTGTTTCTTCGAATGTGCTGTCGCTGGACGGAACGGtttggtggtggcgggtga